In Solanum pennellii chromosome 3, SPENNV200, a single window of DNA contains:
- the LOC107013052 gene encoding ethylene-responsive transcription factor ERF118, which translates to MKLEKDVKRERVMDGCISSVRKVRIVYDDPDATDSESDDDQNAARFDKNANRIKRVVKEIVIPVVSWENDFKKCSKLDNIRIKDSKKIHENKKVQLKSSALPKGVRMRKWGKYAAEIRDPSQGKRIWLGTFETLEAASQAYEAKRAEFDRIISLGKGKNLSPAPAECSMACTSHPINGKNRVYSHPSPSSVLDVPTSSAAAPVESNENLTRDMARMPDSGSEDFNLSFEDQMLHEFIKQRQGISELIEHPLIEQGSISNSVMEMTEVNVRKKTKARQPTIASCKILTKGTEDHSNDKSIFSVLDEPTIMSPIHTELLHLNIEETAVTGNSLKLLGFDDNALFDKDISQLFDPYTDAIGLDNTFQCCDGWIECLYCKIFKDEVDLDEVDLRWLDAVLV; encoded by the coding sequence ATGAAGTTGGAAAAGGATGTTAAAAGGGAGAGGGTCATGGATGGTTGCATTAGTTCAGTGAGGAAAGTTCGAATAGTTTATGATGATCCTGATGCTACGGACTCTGAGAGCGATGATGATCAGAATGCTGCTCGTTTCGATAAAAATGCGAACAGAATCAAGCGTGTTGTTAAGGAAATTGTTATTCCTGTTGTTTCATGGGagaatgattttaaaaaatgttctAAACTTGATAACATTAGGATTAAAGATTCCAAGAAGATTCATGAAAATAAGAAGGTGCAGCTAAAATCGTCCGCGTTGCCTAAAGGAGTTAGGATGAGGAAATGGGGGAAATATGCAGCTGAGATCAGAGATCCCTCGCAGGGGAAAAGAATATGGTTAGGGACTTTTGAGACTTTGGAGGCGGCTTCACAAGCATACGAGGCAAAGAGGGCTGAATTTGATAGGATTATTTCATTGGGGAAGGGTAAGAATTTGAGCCCTGCTCCTGCTGAGTGTTCTATGGCGTGTACGTCTCATCCTATAAATGGGAAAAATCGAGTGTACTCACACCCTTCCCCGTCTTCGGTGCTAGATGTCCCCACATCATCAGCTGCTGCCCCGGTTGAGTCCAATGAAAATCTAACGAGAGATATGGCTCGAATGCCAGATTCAGGTTCTGAAGATTTTAACTTGAGTTTTGAGGACCAAATGCTTCATGAATTTATCAAACAAAGACAGGGCATTTCAGAATTGATCGAACATCCTTTGATAGAACAAGGCTCCATTAGCAATAGTGTTATGGAGATGACTGAAGTGAATGTCAGGAAGAAAACGAAAGCCAGACAACCAACGATAGCAAGttgtaaaatattaacaaagGGAACTGAGGACCACAGCAATGACAAGTCCATTTTCAGTGTACTAGACGAGCCTACAATCATGTCTCCTATTCATACAGAGCTGCTTCACTTGAACATCGAGGAAACAGCAGTTACGGGGAATAGCTTGAAACTTCTAGGCTTTGATGACAATGCTTTATTTGATAAAGATATATCACAATTATTTGATCCATATACAGATGCTATAGGCTTGGACAACACTTTTCAATGCTGTGATGGTTGGATTGAGTGTCTTTAttgcaaaattttcaaagatgaagTCGACCTTGATGAAGTTGACTTAAGATGGTTAGATGCAGTTTTGGTATAA